The following are from one region of the Halolamina litorea genome:
- a CDS encoding carboxymuconolactone decarboxylase family protein has product MATQQTIDEIEETLGHVPGWMEQIAEPASDHSWGIFRDLLLGDTELTPREKALVGVSAATAMNCGYCTYFHKEEARFAGVSDAELSEAVNVASMTEYFSTLLHGNEYDHDTFVAETDAAFSHLREQGMAHADD; this is encoded by the coding sequence ATGGCAACCCAACAGACTATTGACGAGATCGAGGAAACGCTCGGTCACGTACCCGGATGGATGGAGCAGATCGCGGAACCGGCCAGCGACCATAGCTGGGGCATCTTCCGTGACCTCCTCCTCGGTGACACCGAACTGACGCCGCGTGAGAAGGCACTCGTCGGCGTGAGCGCAGCGACCGCGATGAACTGCGGCTACTGTACGTACTTCCACAAGGAGGAAGCCCGGTTCGCGGGCGTCTCGGACGCTGAGCTGTCTGAGGCGGTCAACGTCGCCAGCATGACGGAGTACTTCTCGACGCTCCTGCACGGCAACGAGTACGACCACGACACGTTCGTCGCCGAGACGGACGCGGCGTTCTCCCACCTCCGTGAGCAGGGGATGGCCCACGCGGACGACTGA
- a CDS encoding ABC transporter permease yields the protein MSWEAVARKDFRDAVRSRWLWVLSALSVLVFAGAAIGRLYVGGQVENTQGLVQGFLFFLKQGTAILLPLTALVVAYGSITRERESGTIKLLLSLPHSRDDVVIGKFLGRSGVVALPVLIGFLVAFLALLPAGSGLDIFVYVQFALLTALLGVVFVGIAVGVSAAANTNQQALVGAGGLFGLFWFLWNFFVSGVNRAATELFGLSTPEQFRLRLALKLLNPIQAYKTLVDSLFMSDLEARIRTFSLLLGMIPNQQAAQALGPELSPVFSDPFVLMAMLLWLVLPLAVGVVWFRDAEL from the coding sequence ATGAGTTGGGAGGCCGTCGCCCGGAAGGACTTCCGTGACGCGGTGCGCTCGCGCTGGCTCTGGGTGCTGTCGGCGCTGTCGGTGCTGGTGTTCGCCGGCGCCGCCATCGGCCGACTCTACGTGGGCGGCCAGGTGGAGAACACCCAAGGGCTGGTCCAGGGGTTCCTCTTCTTCCTGAAACAGGGGACCGCGATCCTACTCCCGCTGACCGCGCTCGTTGTCGCCTACGGCTCGATCACCCGTGAGCGCGAGTCGGGAACGATCAAGCTCCTGCTCTCGCTGCCCCACTCCCGGGACGACGTGGTGATCGGGAAGTTCCTCGGCCGGAGCGGCGTCGTCGCCCTCCCGGTACTGATCGGGTTCCTCGTGGCCTTCCTCGCGTTGCTGCCCGCTGGCTCGGGGCTGGACATCTTCGTCTACGTCCAGTTCGCCCTGCTGACCGCGCTGCTGGGCGTCGTCTTCGTCGGCATCGCCGTCGGTGTCTCGGCGGCCGCGAACACCAACCAACAGGCGCTCGTCGGCGCCGGCGGCCTCTTCGGGCTGTTCTGGTTCCTCTGGAACTTCTTCGTCAGCGGCGTCAACCGTGCGGCGACGGAGCTGTTCGGGCTGTCGACGCCCGAGCAGTTCCGCCTGCGACTGGCGCTGAAGCTACTGAACCCGATCCAGGCGTACAAGACCCTCGTCGACAGCCTGTTCATGAGCGACCTCGAGGCCCGGATCCGGACGTTCAGCCTGCTGTTGGGGATGATCCCGAACCAGCAGGCCGCACAGGCCCTCGGGCCCGAGCTCTCGCCGGTCTTCTCCGACCCGTTCGTGCTGATGGCGATGCTGCTCTGGTTGGTCCTCCCGCTCGCTGTCGGCGTCGTCTGGTTCCGCGACGCGGAGCTGTAA
- a CDS encoding excinuclease ABC subunit C — translation MDASDVRERAGDLPREPGIYRFLEGGDDADTVLYVGKAVDIRSRVRSYADPRSDRIRRMVARADAIDTAVTDTETQALLLEANLIKRHQPRYNVRLKDDKSYPLVQLTDHRYPRIEITRDPDDAATVFGPYTRKREVETVVKAIRETYGLRGCSDHKFRNRDRPCLDHEMGLCSAPCVDAIDAEGYAEDVRSAIRFFEGETGVLADPLRREMESAAQQQEFERAANARDRLEAVEAFHGGGGEAVSSPGGRREVDVLAAVVEGDDATVARLHADSGQLVDRSRHRLDAPEGEDRVATLLSAFLTQYYAERDLPDAILLSERPDDEDVLDWLDTAGVDVSVPGAGREGKLVELALKNARSGVGGADDPVGALGAALGISRPERIEGFDVSHAQGKAVVGSDVCFVGGSAEKAGYRRKKLTDRNDDYANMRELLRWRAERAVEGRDDRPDPDLLLIDGGEGQLGAAMDALDETGWDVPCIALAKAEELVITPDGVERFADDAPHLHLLQRVRDEAHRFAVQYHQSVRDEVATALDEVAGVGPETRKRLLRRFGSVDAVREAGEEDLLDVAGVGSTTAERIRRRL, via the coding sequence ATGGACGCGAGTGACGTGCGCGAGCGGGCGGGCGACCTCCCGCGGGAGCCCGGCATCTACCGCTTCCTCGAAGGCGGCGACGATGCCGACACCGTGCTCTACGTCGGCAAGGCCGTCGACATCCGGAGCCGTGTGCGCTCCTACGCCGACCCGCGCAGCGACCGCATCCGCCGGATGGTGGCCCGAGCGGACGCCATCGACACCGCCGTCACCGACACCGAGACCCAAGCGCTGCTGCTGGAGGCGAACCTGATCAAGCGCCACCAGCCCCGCTACAACGTCCGGCTGAAAGACGACAAGTCCTACCCGCTGGTCCAACTGACCGACCACCGCTACCCACGTATCGAGATCACCCGCGACCCCGACGACGCGGCGACGGTGTTCGGCCCGTATACCCGGAAGCGCGAGGTCGAGACGGTCGTGAAGGCCATCCGCGAGACCTACGGCCTGCGGGGCTGTTCGGATCACAAGTTCCGCAACCGCGACCGGCCCTGTCTCGACCACGAGATGGGACTCTGTTCGGCGCCCTGCGTCGACGCCATCGACGCCGAAGGGTACGCCGAGGACGTACGGAGCGCGATCCGCTTCTTCGAGGGTGAAACGGGCGTGCTCGCCGACCCGCTCCGCCGGGAGATGGAGAGCGCCGCCCAACAGCAGGAGTTCGAGCGGGCGGCCAACGCCCGGGACCGCCTCGAAGCCGTCGAGGCGTTCCACGGTGGCGGCGGCGAAGCGGTCTCCTCGCCCGGGGGCCGGCGCGAGGTCGACGTGCTCGCGGCGGTCGTCGAAGGCGACGACGCCACCGTCGCCCGACTGCACGCCGACTCCGGCCAACTGGTCGACCGCTCCCGACACCGACTCGACGCGCCCGAGGGCGAGGACCGCGTCGCCACCCTGCTGTCGGCGTTCCTGACGCAGTACTACGCCGAGCGGGACTTGCCCGACGCCATCCTGCTCTCCGAGCGCCCCGACGACGAGGACGTGCTCGACTGGCTCGACACCGCCGGTGTCGACGTGTCTGTCCCCGGCGCCGGCCGGGAGGGAAAGCTGGTCGAACTGGCGCTGAAGAACGCCCGCAGCGGCGTCGGCGGCGCCGACGATCCCGTGGGCGCGCTCGGCGCCGCTCTCGGGATCAGTCGGCCAGAGCGCATCGAGGGGTTCGACGTGAGCCACGCACAGGGGAAGGCCGTCGTCGGCAGCGACGTGTGCTTCGTTGGCGGGAGCGCCGAGAAGGCCGGCTACCGGCGGAAGAAGCTCACCGACCGCAACGACGACTACGCGAACATGCGCGAACTGCTCCGCTGGCGCGCCGAACGCGCCGTCGAGGGCCGCGACGACCGACCGGACCCGGACCTGTTGCTCATCGACGGCGGCGAGGGCCAGTTGGGCGCGGCGATGGACGCCCTCGACGAGACCGGCTGGGACGTGCCCTGCATCGCGCTGGCCAAGGCCGAGGAGTTGGTGATCACCCCAGACGGGGTAGAGCGGTTCGCCGACGACGCCCCCCACCTCCACCTACTCCAGCGCGTGCGCGACGAGGCCCACCGCTTTGCAGTCCAGTACCACCAGAGTGTCCGCGACGAGGTGGCGACGGCGCTCGACGAGGTGGCGGGTGTCGGCCCCGAGACCAGAAAGCGCCTGCTCCGGCGGTTCGGCTCCGTCGACGCCGTCCGCGAGGCCGGCGAGGAGGACCTGCTGGACGTAGCCGGCGTCGGTTCGACGACGGCCGAACGCATCCGGCGCCGGCTGTAG
- a CDS encoding ABC transporter ATP-binding protein, producing the protein MAAIELDGVDKRFGDVLAVDGLDLTVPEGEVFGFLGPNGAGKSTTINLLLDFVRPTAGTVRVLGMDPQADSVAVRERTGVLPEGFSTYERLTGREHLEFAIESKAADADPDAILERVGLDGDGDRKAGGYSKGMAQRLALGMALIGEPDLLILDEPSSGLDPAGAKEMRDIVREEADRGATVFFSSHVLGQVEAVCDSVGIMRDGTLVARDSVEGLREAVGSGATLSITATGVDDDALAGVRALDGVDTATAEGDAVTVQCDPEAKTAVIGALEDAGVVVDDFSTRESSLEDLFLAYTEGETPTETHGSGGDTDDGAAESEVGR; encoded by the coding sequence ATGGCCGCCATCGAACTCGACGGCGTCGACAAGCGGTTCGGCGACGTGCTCGCGGTCGACGGACTGGACCTGACGGTGCCCGAGGGCGAGGTGTTCGGCTTCCTCGGCCCGAACGGCGCCGGCAAGTCGACGACGATCAACCTCCTGCTGGACTTCGTTCGCCCGACGGCCGGCACCGTGCGGGTGCTCGGAATGGACCCACAGGCCGACAGCGTGGCCGTCCGGGAACGCACCGGCGTGCTCCCTGAGGGGTTCTCCACCTACGAGCGCCTCACCGGCAGAGAGCACCTGGAGTTCGCCATCGAGTCGAAGGCCGCCGACGCCGACCCCGACGCGATACTCGAACGGGTCGGCCTCGACGGCGACGGCGACCGGAAGGCCGGCGGCTACTCGAAGGGGATGGCCCAACGCCTCGCGCTCGGGATGGCGCTGATCGGCGAACCGGACCTGTTGATCCTCGACGAACCCTCCTCGGGGCTGGACCCCGCCGGCGCCAAGGAGATGCGCGACATCGTCCGCGAGGAGGCCGACCGCGGCGCGACGGTGTTCTTCTCCAGTCACGTGCTGGGGCAGGTCGAAGCCGTCTGTGACAGCGTCGGCATCATGCGCGACGGAACGCTGGTCGCCCGCGACTCCGTCGAGGGGTTGCGCGAGGCGGTCGGCTCCGGCGCGACGCTGTCGATTACCGCCACCGGCGTCGACGACGACGCGCTCGCGGGCGTTCGTGCCCTCGACGGCGTCGACACCGCGACGGCCGAGGGCGACGCTGTGACGGTGCAGTGTGACCCCGAGGCGAAGACGGCCGTCATCGGCGCGCTGGAGGACGCCGGCGTGGTCGTCGACGACTTCTCGACCCGCGAGTCCTCGCTCGAAGACCTCTTCCTCGCGTACACGGAGGGCGAGACGCCGACCGAGACGCACGGTAGCGGAGGGGACACGGACGACGGTGCCGCCGAGTCGGAGGTGGGCCGATGA
- a CDS encoding FxLYD domain-containing protein: protein MRRRALLARTALLTTPLTALAGCSAFGGDGTDTPTDAPSESATDEPTASPSPSPSPTPSPTATPAAARAPGDALTVAEHTLVRSNEGSDSELVGIDVVVENTSDAAVTNVDVLAEFRDDEGTLLGQAEADTARIGAGGRWSVELLFPGSGADARAVADYQVVVRRSD from the coding sequence ATGCGACGCCGTGCCCTCCTCGCACGCACCGCTCTCCTGACGACCCCGCTGACCGCGCTCGCCGGCTGTTCGGCGTTCGGTGGTGACGGCACCGACACACCCACCGATGCCCCGAGCGAGAGCGCGACCGACGAGCCGACGGCGTCCCCGAGTCCGTCGCCGTCGCCGACCCCCTCACCGACGGCCACGCCAGCCGCGGCCCGGGCCCCCGGCGACGCGCTGACCGTCGCGGAGCACACCCTCGTGCGGTCGAACGAGGGGAGCGACAGCGAACTGGTCGGCATCGACGTCGTCGTCGAGAACACGAGCGACGCGGCGGTCACGAACGTCGACGTGCTGGCGGAGTTCCGAGACGACGAGGGGACGCTGCTCGGGCAGGCCGAAGCCGACACCGCCAGAATCGGCGCCGGTGGGCGGTGGTCGGTCGAACTGCTGTTCCCCGGAAGTGGCGCCGACGCCCGCGCGGTGGCCGACTATCAGGTCGTCGTTCGGCGGAGCGACTGA